The nucleotide window CCCATTGGATCGTGATGCATAGGTGTGAGGGTTTGTGGTTGGTGCATCTAGTTCTACGGTCTGCTGTCGGTCTAATTGATCAAGGGAAGAAAGGGGGTCCGATTACCTGCTCCTGCGGGGGGTCAAAAAGGGTCGTGCAACGGTGGGATGGGGGCCGTCCTGGCTCCTGCTGATGATCTTCCGGCCTGCTGCGGCGGGCTTGGCGCTGCGCGCGGGTTGTACCGAAATGTGCCGCTCGGCGGCTGAGGGCTGCGCCCACCACCTGGGGCGCGCTGGGGGAGGGCCCACCGGGCTGCCGTCGCCGGAACGGGGCGTGCACGCTGGCCACCGGCCGCGCCCGTGCGCTACGGTCGGGCTCGACGTCATCGACCCCCGTGCGGACACCCGCACGGGGGTCGACTGTTACCAAGGGCCGGACGCGAGGGCGGACCGCGCCGTGCAACCACCCCACCCGGCCGGCGCGCTCGCGCGGCGGCCGGGTGCCTCACCGCTCCACCCGCTCACCGGTCGACGGAGCGTGACGAACACGGCGGGTCGAGCGCGCCGCGTACGGACGCGGGGGTGGGAACGCTCACCACCTGGGGAGGCGGCCACGGTCACCAGTCCCCACCCTTCTTCACCACCCCGGTGGTGATCCCCGGGCTGTCGGCCGGTGGTGAGCGACGGCGCGGGTTCGGGGCGGCGGAACGATGGCGGGCGGTGATCCTCACCAGTCGGCGGGGGAGTCTCGGCGGCGGACGGTGGTGACGCTCACCGCTGCGGCGAGGAGTCCGCGGGGGCCTCGGCTGGTGAGTGGGGAGACGCTGCGCGACACGCAAATCCGTCACCGGTGAGCCGTGCTCCCCACCCTTCCCCAACGCGACCGGCCCCGGACGGATGTCCGGGGCCGGTGGTGAGCGGTCGGTCAGAAGAGCGGATTCTGCCGGGCTCCGCTGGGGTTGCCCGCGTCGAGCGCGGCGGCGATGGCGGCCTCGATCTCCTCCGGGCCGTCGGCCGCGGCGATGGCGGCCTGGACCGCCCGCGCCCGACCGACCGCACCCCGTACGTCGGCCAGCGCGTGTCCCGCCAACCGCCTCCGAGCTGCGGCGTCGCGGTTGTTGTCGCCCCTCGTACCGAGTATCCAGTGGCGCGGCTGCTGGCACGGCGGCTCGTCGCAGGTGTGGCGGACGACGTGGCCGGCGGGGATCGAGTCGTGCCCGTGGGCGAGCCGGTAGCCGAACAAGTGGGCGGGGACGACCCTGCTCGTGCTGGTGGTGTGCGACCCGGCGCGGTAGGTGCCGTGGGCGGTGTCGGTCAGTCCGCCGGTCCACCACCAGCAGTCGTCCGGGCCGCGCCGCAGGACGTGGCTCCAGTAGCGGGCGACGGTCTCACCATCGGCCAGCAGCCGTTCCCACCCCACCGTGGCCGGTGACGACAAAGCGACTTCGTCACCACCTTCGAGCAGGACCGGGTGGGGACGCTCACCAGTGAGCTGGTGAGCGTCGGGGTGGTGAGCCTGCCGCTCTTCGGGTCCTGGTGAGTGCGTCACGCTCACCGCCTCACCAGTCCGGCCGGGCCGGGACGGGTGGCGGTGGGGACGGTGTCGGGCCCGGCCCTCACCAATCGGGCCTGCGGCCACGGGTCCTCCCTCACCACCTCACCATCGCCGTACGTGAGCGTCACCCTGGTGTCCCCGGCGTCGGGGTCGTACTCGGCGCTGGTGAGGAAGCGCCATCCCTCGGGGTCGCCGTAGATCCAGACCCACGCCCCGGTGAGCACGGCGCCGAGATCCTTCACGCGGACGTCGCGCACCTGCGGCTCCCAGCCGGTGGGCCCGGCCGGGCCGGAGGGCTGCTCGTCGTCCTGGTCCTCCTCGTCCGGCCCGTCCTGGGAGGCGTGCTCGGCGGTGGCCTCGATGTCCAGCTCGCCGTCGCCGCGGTAGAGGAGCGTGGCGCCGTGCTCGTCGACCTCGGTGTACGGCGGCAGGTCGTCATCGTCATCCGGGTCGCCCGTGCCGTAGGTCCGCCGGCCGCACCCGGGCAGCGGGCAGCGGAAGACCTCCTCGCCCTCCACCTCGGTCCGCTCGGTCGTGGTCGAGCACTCCGGGCAGGGCGGTGTGACGCTCGTCACTTCGGGTCCGTCTGGTTGGCGGGGGCCTGCGCGCTGGTGTGCTGGTGGGGGACCAGGCTCGTCACCTCGTACACGGGATAGGTCCACGGGCCGGGCGTCCACTGGTAGCCCGGCTCGTTCCGCCCGATGCCCTCGATCGTGTAGGTCGAGCGGGTCAGCCGGATCGGCCCGTGGAACTCGAAGCGCTCGGCGACCAGGGGCAGCAGCTGCTCGGCCGTCGCGTCGGGGTCGGGGGTGTCGCCGGGGTAGACGAGTGTCTGGGCGCTGCCGCCGGCCTCCCACGAACGGATGGTCAGCAGCTCCCAGCCGCACTGGTCCGGATCGTCGGTCAGCAGGTCGCCGGGGAACCACGCGGCGACGTGGGTTACGGGGCCGGTGGGGCGCGCGGAGCCGGTGGCCTCGCAGTGCGCGCACTGCCCGTTGCCGTCGCAGTGCGCGTTGCGGGCGGTGGCCAGCTCGCGCTCGACCAGCTGCGTCAGCCACGCCAGCTGTCCGGCCTGCAGCGTCACGGCCGGCGGGGGCGCTCCGTGCCTGCCGCCGTCCAGCTGCAGCGTGAAGGTCTCGGCGTCATCGCCGTCGGTCGGGTACTCCTCGGCGAACCGGGCGAGCATCTCCGCAAGCTCGTCGGCGGGGGAGTTGTACGCGCTCATGCGGTGGCCTCCATCTGCTGGTCGATCTCCTCGGGGAGCAGGTAGGCGTTGCCCCACGGGTTGGGCTCCGGAACCGGGCGGCCGTGGGCGATGTCCCGCAGCCGCTCGCGGCGGCGCTCCTGGACGTAGCCGCGGCAGTGCAGGGCGTCGTGGTCGCTGGTCGGCCAGCCCGACGCGGTCGCGCACCACCCGCAGTGCGGGGAGCGGGTGAGGCGGCGCCGGACGGCGAGGGCGAGCAGGGTGGCGGCGGCGCCGAGCAGGGCGCCCAAGGCGAGCATCACTTCGTGTCTCCGTTCGTGGTGGTGGGGACGGCGTGCTGCTGGAGGAAGGCGCCCGCGTTGGCGGCGGCCTCCTCGCGGGTGTCGTAGGTGGTCTCCTCTCCGGCGTCGCCCGGGGTGCCGTCCGCTCCCTGGCCGATCCACCACCAGCCGCCCTCGATGGCGTGCCAGGACAGATCGGCGGTGCCGCCGAACGCCTCGATCGTCGTCCGGCTCTCCTGGCCCGCCGGCGGTTCGGACATCGCGCTGACGGCCTGTGGCCACTTCTTCCGTGCGCCCTGTCGGGTGATCGCCCACGCGTCGCCCAGCTGCGGGTAGCCCGCACCCCGGATGCCGGCGGTGCCTGCGCTCTCGTCGGCCAGCGTCTCGGCGGCGGTCCGGATCTCGCGCAGCGCCCGCATCCGGGCGAGGACCCAGTCCCCGGCGTCACGCACCACCAGGTGCGCGTTGTCGGGGGCGTCGGCAGGCAGGGCCTGGACGCGGGTGGAGAGCTGGTCGGCCAGCTCGGTGGCGAGGTCGGCAACCCGGGCGCGGACCTGCGCGGACTGCTTCGGGTCGGGGTCGGTCCAGGCCGGATCGCGGACCCGGGACATGTCGGCGGCGAACGCGTCGTCGTAGTAGTCGCTTCCCATGCTGACAACTTAGTTACCCGAACGCTCTCTGACAACCGAGTTACCCGAATTGGAGCGCGCCGATTCGCGGCGGTCCGCGAGGGGCGGGTCACCCAAATTTGGGTGACCCGGGCGCCCCGAAGGGCTTGTTATCAGCTCCGGTTCGTTGTGCGCGCCCGGTCTGGTGTCTGATCTGCGGTGTCGTAGCTGTACGGCCCCCCGGGCGGGCAGATATGACATGGGTCGTCATCGGGCACGCACGGGGGTGGTGGGGGTGAGCGACGTGTGGTCGCTGCGCCGGTCTCCAGAGGGGACGCGACGCGAGCATCGGCGTCAGGAGGAACTGCAGCTGCGCCTGCGCGGGGAGTACGGGCCGGAGTGGTGGGAGGTTCTACCTGCGTTCGCCGGGCTCGCCGTCGTCGTCGGGTTACCCCTGTCCCTCCTGGGGTGGCTGTGGGTCCGCGCTGGCTGGTGGGCTGCGCTGCTCGGTGCCGCAGCTCTCGCGTACGCGGTACGGGCCGCGGTACTCCGCCGTCGAGCGGCGCTGGCCCGCAAGCGCCGGCGCGCTGTGTGCTTCACGCTCGACCAGGTCGACGCGGCCGACGACCGGGGCTTCCGGCGCATCGTCGGGCGGCTCCTGGTCCGCGACGGCTGGGTGGACGTGCGCGGCGTGCGCGTCAACGACGCGGGTGTGGTGCACCTGGTGGGCAAGCGCCCCAGCGGCCGGCGGCTCGGCGTCGCCTTCGAGCGCGGGGTGGAAAACGCCGGGCAGGACGGCCCGCGCAGTGCGGCGGCCCTGCGATCGGTGAGCGCGGCCCCGGAAGCGGAGGCGGAGGAGTCGACCGCAGGTGACCCGCCCGCGCTGCTCCTGGTCGTCAGCTCGGGTTCGTTCGCCCGGGAGCGGGTCCTGTGGGCGGCCCGGACCGACGTCCGGCTCGTCGATCGCGCGACGCTGCAGCGCTGGGCGGCCGGCGAGGACCTGGCGGTGCTCCTCGACCTCGGCACGGACGACGTCCTGCCGAACTCCGCGTGACACGCGCGCTGTGCAGGTCAGTGGCCTGCACGGTGAGCCGTGCGGAACCCCACGACGTCGGCCAAGGGGCACGGGAACGGCCCCCGTCCGACTGCGACGGGGGCCGGGAAGCGATCTGCTTGATCAGCTGCCGTGTCGGGGCAGACGCTGTTCGGCCAGCTGCTCGACGGCGGTGACCCGGGCGGCGTCCCATCCGGACTGAGGGGCGAGGCCGGCCAGCATCCCGCGCAGCTTCTTCGCCTCGATGACGGTGACGCCGTGCAGCTCGGTGCGCCCGCGCGGCGCGGGGACCCTCGCGCCGTGCACGGCGAGGATCGGGCGGACCGGAACCCCCAGCGCCTTCGCGGCCTGCTGCGCCTCCCACACCACGGTCTGCAGCGCCTTGGTCTGGTCGTAGCGGCCGTAGCGCAGCAGTCCGCCGGTGATGGTGATGCGGGACTTCTTCGACCGCCAGTTCTTACTGTCGACCAGGACCACGCCGAACAATCCGGCGACCAGGTGATCGAGGTTGGCCTTCGACCCGGGGATGGCCCGGTCGTGCAGTACGGCGTAACCGCGCCGGGCGAGGGGGGCGAGCAGGCGGGCGGTGTTCTCCTCGCCGTCGGCGCCGGACGTCCAGCTGTTGCGCTGGCGCCGGTAGATCTGGTGGACGCCGTACGCGAGGACGGCGGCGGCGACCAGTACGCCGACCTGCCACACGGTCACGGTGCCGGCGGCCCAGCCGGTGACGGCGGCGGCCATGGCGGTCAGGGGCAGGGCCCACTTCGCGCGGCGGTGCTGGGCGGCTCGCTCGGCTGCTCGCTGTAACTCGCCCTGGCGGCGGGCGCTGGCTCCAGCTCCGCCGCGGCGACCGGGTGTGGTCGTCATGTCGTCCCCTCCTGCTGGTTGTGGTCGTCGGTGACGAGAGTGGTCTGCAGGTGACCGCGGAACTCCAGCCGGTTCATGAGCAGGGCGTGCGCCTCCTCGCGGCTGATCTGCAGGTTGAAGTCGTCCTCGGCCCGGCGGACGACGTCGGCCACGCTGATGAGCATGATCCGGGGTGCCCGCCAGTCGGTGACCTGCCGGTTCAAGCTCTCCCGGACCGACATGGTGATTGCCCAGTCGGTCGCGTTGAGCAGCTGGCGGCGCCGGTGCTCGGCGGCGGTGCGCCGGGCGTGCTCGGCCCGGTACTCCTGGATGCGGTGGCGGGCGTGGGGCAGGACGGCGGCGAGCAGAGCCGCGCAGATCACGGCGGCGGCGAGTAACGCGGTGGGCACGGGCTACTTCCTCCGGTTCTGGTCCTGGAGCTGCTGGCGGGCGGTGTCGGCGTCGGCCTGGGCGGTCCGCTTCTCGGTGAGAGCGGTGTCCAGCTCCTTGCGCAGCTCGTCGATTCGGGTCTCCAGCTCGCCGGCGCGGGTGCGGTAGCCCTCGGCGTCCTCGCGGACCCGGGTCAGGGCGTCGGTCAGCTCGGTGACGACCTTGTCGGCGGCGTCGACCCGGGCCTTCGCCTCGACCGTGGCCTTCTCGGCGGCCTCCTGGGTGTCGGTGGCCCGCTTGTCGGCGGCGGCCGTCGCGGTCGCGGCCTCGTCCTTCGCCTGCTGGGCGTCGGCCTCGGCCTTCTCGACGGTCTTCTTCATCTCCTCGACCTGGCGGTTCGCCTCCACCTCCGCCTTGCCCGCCGTGTCCTGGGCTTCCTTGACGCGCCGGTCGGCCTCGGTCTTGGCGGCGGTGGCCTTCGCCTCGGCCTCCTCGCGAGCCTGTCGGATGGCCTCCTCGGTCTCCTCGCGGACCTGGCGGATCTCCTCCCGCACGGCGGTGACGTCGGCCTCTGCCTGCGCGCGGACCTGCCCGGTTTCCTCCTCGAACCGGGCCGTCTCCTCCTCCAGCTCGGCGATGGCGCGGTCGGCGGCCTCCTGGGCTTCCTCGGTCTCGGCGCGGGCGAGGTCGCGCTGACGCACGGCAGCGTCCCGCTCGGTGCCCGCGTTGCTCGCCTTCCTGCGCCACTCCGCGACCTGCTGGTCGGCCTGTGCGGCGACGGCGGTGACCTCGGCCTCGGCGGCTTCCGGGTCGGTGACGGTCTGGAGCAGATCGACGTACCGGGCCAGTTCCCTCCGCAGCTCGTCGACCTTCTCCAGCACGGTGCCCTGCACGATGCCGGCGGTCTTGGCGGCGTCGGTGACGACGCGGTCGGACGGCTCCTCGGCGGCCTGGGCCTTGGCGCTGCTGGTCTTCCCGCGCTTGGCCCGGTAGGCGCTCATCGCGTTGTGGTCGGGGTCCGTGCAGTATTTCGGCGCCCGGCCCGGCGAGGTCGGGTCCTTCGGGACCGGCGGGGCGGTGCACTCGGGGAACGCGCACTGCGGCGCTTCCTCGGCGGGGGCCTCGATGGTCGGCTCGGTCTGCTGCTCGCTCATCTGCAAGAACTCCTACGGGGCGGTGCGGGCGGTGGTGCACGCTGCGGTCGACAGCGTGCCGTATTCGGGGGCGGGTGTGTGGGCCGGTCGGTGGGTCACGCGGCGGTGGTGTAGTGGTCGGCGTTCTCGCGCAGGGCGGTCAGCCGGCCGCGCTGGTGGCCGATGCCCAGGTGGGCCAGTGGGGTGCGGGCCTGGGGCCAGACGGCGGCGGCGCGCTGGGTGTACTTCCCCGGGGTGAGCAGGACGACGTCGGCGCCGGTCAGTCCCAGCTCGGCGGCCTGGGCGTGCAGTTCCTCGACGGTGACGCTGCCGGCGTCGTCCCATGTGTGGTCGTACGGCTCGATGACCTGGTCGAGCGGCAGGAAGCCGTGCAACGCGCTGAGGACCAGGACGGTGCCGCCGTGGACGGTGAGGGCGTCGGCGGTCCGCCGGGCGTGGGTGTGCAGGGTGCCGCGGTAGAGGTCTCCGGCTTGGGCCGCGTGGCTCAACTTCGGTCCGGAGCAGGGGATGACGACGACCAGGTCGGGCGCGGGCTGGGTGGCGGCGGGGGAGTCGGCGCCGAACAGGGCCAGCTGCTCGCCGTGCACGGTGGTGACCGGCCAGCGCGCGGCCGGGGCCTCGACGTGTTCGGCGCTGTCGAGCAGCTGCAGGGCGGCGGCCGGGTCGTAGGCGTCGCGGATCTCGACCCACCCGTACTCGCCGAGAACTCCGCCGACGGTCCGGGCCTGCTCCCACAGGGGCAGGGCCGGGTCGGCCTCGGGCACTACGACGTCCTGCGGGCCGACCAGGACCTCGACGATCCGGCGGAAGGCGACCGCGCGGAAGTAGGCGGCTGCGGTCCGGCGACCGCTGGCGCCCAGGGCCTCGAAGTGGTCGGCGTGCCGGGGCCGGCGGGCGCACTCGCCGTACATGCGGGCGGCCCAGCTGCCGAGTTGCTCGGCGTGGTCCAGGACGCGGGGGAGCGCGGCGGCGTAGCGGGCGACGTCCTCGGCGGGGCCGGTGACGCGCAGCGCACGCCCGGACCGGTCGAGGGGGCGGGCCTGCACGCCGAAGCGGACGGCGACGGCGCGGGCGGCCTCGGCGCGCTGCGGGCCGCGACCGGCGGCGTACGGGAAGTCCAGGCGGACCGCGGCGCGGTGGTGGGCGCGGAGCTGCAGGCGGTCGGTGTCGACGTAGCGCGCGCACCGGGCGGTGTAGCGGGTGGCGCGCTCCGGTCCCCAGCCGGTGTCCCACAGCGGCCGGCGGGCGGTGGTGCCGTCCGCCCGCCGGATCTCCTGGCCTTCGTCCCGCAGTCCCATCGGTGCCCCCTTCGTGGTGACTTGTGCAGGATGCCAGTCTAATGCATTGCATTGCATTTCGTCAATGCATTTCATCACGAGTGGTGCAATGAAACGCAATGTTTTAGGGGTGGCGGCGTGATCGCGGCCGTACGCGCACCGTTCGCGGCGACGGACGGGTGGTGTCACGGCCTGCCGTGCGCGCCGCGGTGCGGACCGGCCGGGCCGGCGCACGGGGCGGCGGGAGTACGGCGCTGCGCCCCGGTCCGGGCAGGCATGCTGCAACCCGTGCGCCGGCCGACCCCTCCCTCCGCTGCTGGCCGTCTTTTCCCAGCCCGGAGCACCCGCAGCCGCGCACGCTGCGGGCCACGGAGACTTACGGGCCCGGGGCGCTCCTCCCCCGGCCCCCGGGCGTCCGCGCCATGGCTCGGGCCGGAGCGGGGTGCTCCCTCGTCGGTTGGGCGTGCGCAGCTCTGCCGCGGTTCTCGGGGGGCCGGAAAGGATCGCGCTCGCGCGACCGCGCAGCGGCGCCGTAGGCGTCCTTGGAGCGTCCCCCGGGGTTCGTGGCACCCTCCGGGGCCCGATCGGCGAGGGAGTGCACCGCGACCCACCCTCACCCCAGCTCCCCACCGGCCGGCAGGCCGCAACGCTCCCCCCGCCCCCTCGGAGAGCGGGCCCGCCGGAGGCATCGGTCTGTGCCTCGGCCCCGGTCCGGGCTGCGGGCGCCCGGGACGCGCCGGACCTCCGCCGGACAGCGCGATGGGGCGAGACCGGCTGGTCTCGCCCCATCCTCGATCTGCGGTGCGGCTACGCCGTGGCTGGCGGCGTGCCGATGGCGATGCGGGCGCCGACCAGTTGCCCGGTCTGGGCGGCGGTGCGCAGTGCCCTGACGGCGGCTTTGGTGTCGTGGGCGCGCGGGTCGAGCCCGCCGACGTTGCCGACGTAGAGCACTGCCCAGCCGTAGCGGGCGGCCTGGGTGAGCCACCCGTCGGGGACGTCCACGGCGCCGGTGAAGAACTGCCCGCCCTCGGGGTCGAGGATCAGCAGCCCGTCCTCGCCTGCCGGGCCGTGTCCGAGCAGCAGCACCCCGACCCACTCGGCGACCTGCTGCGGGGCCTGGCGCAGCCGGGTGACCAACTGGAACCCCTGGCCCAGCAGGTGACTGGCGACCACATTGGTCAGCTCGCCCGTGGGGTTGTCGGTGACGACGTACGCCTTGCCGACGGTCTCGGCGACCAGGACCGGCAGGTCGGCGCCGCCGTGGTCGAGGACGGCGGCCGTCATCGTCATGGCGTAGCCATCCGCCGGTGCGGCCGGGGCGAAGTCCGGGCCCATTGCGATGACCTGGGAGGGGCCGCACCGGTCGTGGACGTAGACGACGTGGGTGTAGGTGCCGCCGGTGCGCACCACCATGTTCACGGTCCCGGTCAGCGGCTGGTCGCAGAGGACGCACTGACCGCTGGTCAGGGAGACCTCGGCGGCGCGGGCGAGGCCCTCGGGACCGAGCAGCGCGCGGACCTCCGGGCTCATCTGCAGCTCAACCACGGGCCTGCTCCTGGTCGTGCTCGTCGAGGACGGCGGCGGCGTGCTCCTGGCGGACGTAGCCGCGGGCGTCGCTTTCCCATCGGGCGTCGTCGGCCGGGACGGGGCCGTGTCCGGTGCCGTGGACGCGGTCGTGCTCCAGCAGGCGACGGGCGGTGCCCTCGGCGTCCTCCTCGCTGACCGCCGGGTCCTCGACCTCGGCGAGGACGGGCGCGGCACGGTCGGCGAGGGCGGCCCGGTGCACCAGGTACGTGCGCTCGCGCTGCCGGTCGCCGGGGTGGACGGTCAGCTCGACGTCCAGGCGCTCGACGGCGGCGGTCGCCCGGAGCAGGGTGAAGGAGTCGGTGGTGCTCATCGGTTCCTCTCGATGCTGGGCCGGCGGCCGGAGCCAGCTCGAATGGCTCCGGCCGCCGTGGTGTTCGGGATGAGGGTCACGCCTGCTCGGGGCTGTCGTCGGCTCCGGTCTTCTCGCGGAGCTTGTGCACGGCCTGCCGTGACATGCGGGCCCGCCCGGCGATGTCGGAGTCGCTGTGGCCCCAGTCGATCGCCCGGCCCGCCAGCTGGCGGCGCTCGGTGAGGTACTTCTCCAGCCGGGCGCACTCGGCACCGACCACGGCGAGGCGGTCCCAGTCCTGCTCGCGCAGCCGGGCCCGGTGGCTGTAGGCGGCCTCCCGGGTGCCGAACAGGCGCACGCCTTGCTGCCCGGCGCGCGTCTCCTCGCGCTCGATCCAGGTGTTCAGGGCGGCGTCGGTGGTCTCGGAGGTGATGTCGCTGGCGTCCAGCACCTTGTGCTCGACGTCCCAGTCGGCGAAGTCCCGTGCCGGCCGGGGGTCACCGTTCATCAGGACGGTGCGGTACCAGGAGCGCACGCCCAGCACGTCCAGGCTCACGCCGGAGCCGTCGCGGTACGGGGTGCCGAACACCTTCTTCACCTCCTCGTGCCAGTGCTCGTTCGCGCCGATGAACCGCGTCTGGTACTCGCACTCCTCGGCCAGCTTGTCGAGCGACAGGCCCAGCATCTGAGGGCGGTAGACCTGCGGGAAGCGCTGGACGATCTCGGCGAAGTCGACCAGGTGGGCGTCGACCTCGCGGGGGGCGGCCTCGCGGTGACGGGAGGTCAAGCGGCAGATGTTGCGGGCCGCGTGGGCGGCGCCGGCCGACCAGTCCAGCTCACCGCCCGCCTCGAAGAACTGGTCGAGCAGCTCCTGGGCGTACGGCTTCACCAGCTCCAGCAACACGTTGGCGGCCTCGACGTCGAGGTACGGGTACCCGGTGAAGCCGCTGTCGACGGTCCAGCTGATCAGCTCCGGCACCGGCTCGAACCACATGTGCGGGCCCGCGGACCCGGGCGGGAACATCTTGCCCGGGTGCCAGCGGTTCCAGGTCTCGCGCGGGACGTCGTTGACGGCCGTCCACGCGGGGTTCCACGGCTCCCGGTGCTCGGTGCTCTCGT belongs to Streptomyces sp. MMBL 11-1 and includes:
- a CDS encoding HNH endonuclease codes for the protein MSSPATVGWERLLADGETVARYWSHVLRRGPDDCWWWTGGLTDTAHGTYRAGSHTTSTSRVVPAHLFGYRLAHGHDSIPAGHVVRHTCDEPPCQQPRHWILGTRGDNNRDAAARRRLAGHALADVRGAVGRARAVQAAIAAADGPEEIEAAIAAALDAGNPSGARQNPLF
- a CDS encoding nuclease-related domain-containing protein, giving the protein MTTTPGRRGGAGASARRQGELQRAAERAAQHRRAKWALPLTAMAAAVTGWAAGTVTVWQVGVLVAAAVLAYGVHQIYRRQRNSWTSGADGEENTARLLAPLARRGYAVLHDRAIPGSKANLDHLVAGLFGVVLVDSKNWRSKKSRITITGGLLRYGRYDQTKALQTVVWEAQQAAKALGVPVRPILAVHGARVPAPRGRTELHGVTVIEAKKLRGMLAGLAPQSGWDAARVTAVEQLAEQRLPRHGS
- a CDS encoding DUF6884 domain-containing protein, whose amino-acid sequence is MGLRDEGQEIRRADGTTARRPLWDTGWGPERATRYTARCARYVDTDRLQLRAHHRAAVRLDFPYAAGRGPQRAEAARAVAVRFGVQARPLDRSGRALRVTGPAEDVARYAAALPRVLDHAEQLGSWAARMYGECARRPRHADHFEALGASGRRTAAAYFRAVAFRRIVEVLVGPQDVVVPEADPALPLWEQARTVGGVLGEYGWVEIRDAYDPAAALQLLDSAEHVEAPAARWPVTTVHGEQLALFGADSPAATQPAPDLVVVIPCSGPKLSHAAQAGDLYRGTLHTHARRTADALTVHGGTVLVLSALHGFLPLDQVIEPYDHTWDDAGSVTVEELHAQAAELGLTGADVVLLTPGKYTQRAAAVWPQARTPLAHLGIGHQRGRLTALRENADHYTTAA